Proteins encoded within one genomic window of Streptomyces sp. NBC_01314:
- a CDS encoding bifunctional 3'-5' exonuclease/DNA polymerase: MTDRWALATTEDGGVEVAPLGVDGVLAGPVVREADLGEAVRRRGPDVGRWVWRATTEIYPRLLAGGVRVERCYDIEDAESLLLGHEGRLGEPRSAAAALARLRHGPVPPDPPQRSADPGAQPSLFEPRPVHVPLTDLVEVYADQQRRHDATAHPDRMRLLTAAESAGMLVAAEMNRAGLPWRADVHRGVLHELLGERYVGGGEPRRLAELAVEVSNAFGRRVRPDLPADVVKAFGQAGIRIRSTRRWEIESLDHPAVKPLLEYKKLYRIWVAHGWSWVQDWVRDGRFRPEFLAHGTVTGRWVTNGGGALQIPKVIRRACVADPGWRLVVADADQMEPRVLAAISRDPGLMEVAGRPSDLYQSVSDRAFSGDRAQAKLAVLGAVYGQTSGDGLKNLAALRRRFPRAVRYVDDAARAGEEGRLVRTWLGRTCPPAAGASDAAGEEAGIPQADPDLESPEQGHGQGNEWVPGYASTNSRARGRFARNFVVQGSAADWTLLLLAALRRALDGMAAELVFFQHDEVIVHCPQEEAEAVVAAIREASELSGRLTFGQTPVRFPFTTAVVECYADAK, translated from the coding sequence ATGACCGACCGCTGGGCGCTCGCGACGACCGAGGACGGGGGCGTGGAGGTGGCCCCCCTCGGGGTGGACGGCGTGCTCGCGGGGCCGGTGGTGCGGGAGGCGGACCTCGGGGAGGCGGTGCGGCGGCGGGGGCCGGACGTCGGTCGGTGGGTGTGGCGGGCCACCACCGAGATCTACCCCCGCCTGCTCGCCGGGGGCGTCCGCGTGGAGCGGTGTTATGACATCGAGGACGCCGAGAGTCTGCTCCTGGGGCATGAGGGGCGGCTCGGGGAGCCGCGTTCCGCGGCCGCCGCGCTCGCCCGGCTCCGTCACGGTCCCGTGCCGCCGGATCCGCCCCAGCGGTCGGCCGACCCCGGCGCACAGCCGTCCCTCTTCGAGCCCCGCCCCGTCCACGTCCCCCTCACCGACCTCGTCGAGGTGTACGCGGACCAGCAGCGGCGGCACGACGCCACCGCGCACCCGGACCGGATGCGGCTGCTGACCGCCGCCGAGTCGGCCGGGATGCTCGTCGCCGCCGAGATGAACCGGGCGGGGCTGCCGTGGCGGGCCGATGTGCACCGGGGGGTGCTGCACGAGTTGCTCGGCGAGCGGTATGTCGGCGGTGGTGAGCCCCGCCGGCTGGCCGAGCTCGCCGTCGAGGTGTCGAACGCCTTCGGGCGGCGGGTGCGGCCCGATCTGCCCGCCGATGTCGTCAAAGCCTTCGGGCAGGCCGGGATCCGGATCCGCTCCACCCGCCGCTGGGAGATCGAGAGTCTCGATCACCCTGCCGTGAAGCCGCTCCTCGAATACAAGAAGCTGTACCGGATCTGGGTCGCCCACGGGTGGTCCTGGGTGCAGGACTGGGTCCGGGACGGGCGGTTCCGGCCCGAGTTCCTCGCGCACGGCACCGTCACCGGACGGTGGGTCACCAACGGCGGGGGCGCCCTCCAGATCCCCAAGGTGATCCGCCGCGCCTGCGTCGCCGACCCCGGCTGGCGGCTCGTCGTCGCCGACGCCGACCAGATGGAACCCCGGGTGCTGGCCGCGATCTCCCGCGACCCCGGGCTCATGGAGGTCGCGGGCCGCCCCTCCGACCTCTACCAGTCCGTCTCCGACCGCGCCTTCTCCGGCGACCGGGCGCAGGCCAAGCTCGCCGTGTTGGGTGCCGTGTACGGACAGACGTCCGGGGACGGGCTCAAGAATCTCGCCGCACTGCGCCGACGGTTCCCGCGCGCCGTGCGGTACGTCGACGACGCGGCCCGCGCGGGCGAGGAGGGCCGGCTCGTACGGACCTGGCTCGGGCGTACGTGCCCGCCGGCGGCCGGGGCATCCGACGCGGCGGGCGAGGAGGCGGGTATCCCCCAGGCCGACCCCGACCTCGAATCCCCGGAACAGGGGCACGGGCAGGGGAACGAGTGGGTGCCCGGGTACGCCTCCACCAACTCCCGTGCCCGTGGGCGGTTCGCCCGCAACTTCGTCGTTCAGGGCAGCGCCGCCGACTGGACCCTGCTCCTCCTCGCCGCCCTCCGGCGCGCCCTCGACGGTATGGCCGCCGAGCTGGTCTTCTTCCAGCACGACGAGGTGATCGTGCACTGTCCGCAGGAGGAGGCGGAGGCCGTCGTGGCGGCGATCCGGGAGGCGTCCGAGCTGTCGGGGCGGCTGACGTTCGGGCAGACGCCGGTGCGGTTTCCGTTCACCACGGCGGTGGTGGAGTGCTATGCCGATGCGAAATGA
- a CDS encoding HAD family hydrolase encodes MPIRGVLFDVDDTLFDYSTSEEVGVLAHLRAQGLLDQFPGPAAALSFWRTIMEVQYGRFLSGELTFAEQRLERTRRFLSDAGRDTSAMSDAEASAWFAAYEAHRNAAWAAFPDAEPVLERLAADYRLGIVSNSSADHQRHKLHTIGLLPYFDIDKVLVCSDQHGAAKPAASIFLAGCASLGLPPHEVAYVGDKYTLDALGSRDAGLHAYWLDRTKTGNGAATDDGIRVIASLDELPDALVR; translated from the coding sequence ATGCCGATCCGGGGTGTGCTCTTCGATGTTGACGACACACTGTTCGACTACTCGACCTCGGAGGAGGTCGGCGTGCTCGCCCACCTGCGGGCGCAAGGGCTGCTCGACCAATTCCCCGGCCCCGCCGCGGCACTCTCGTTCTGGCGGACGATCATGGAGGTGCAGTACGGGCGCTTCCTCAGCGGCGAACTCACCTTCGCCGAGCAGCGGCTCGAACGCACCCGCCGCTTCCTTTCCGACGCAGGACGGGACACCTCCGCCATGTCGGACGCCGAGGCCTCCGCCTGGTTCGCCGCATACGAGGCCCACCGCAACGCGGCCTGGGCGGCGTTCCCCGACGCCGAGCCCGTTCTCGAACGGCTCGCGGCCGACTACCGCCTCGGCATCGTCTCCAACTCGTCCGCCGACCACCAGCGCCACAAGCTTCACACCATCGGGCTGCTGCCCTACTTCGATATCGACAAGGTCCTCGTCTGCTCCGACCAACACGGCGCGGCGAAGCCCGCGGCGAGCATCTTCCTAGCGGGCTGCGCGTCCCTCGGCCTTCCCCCGCACGAAGTGGCGTACGTCGGGGACAAGTACACGCTCGACGCCCTCGGGTCCCGCGACGCGGGACTGCACGCGTACTGGCTCGACCGGACGAAGACCGGCAACGGCGCCGCCACCGACGACGGCATACGCGTCATCGCCTCGCTCGACGAACTCCCGGACGCCCTGGTCCGTTGA
- a CDS encoding Tat pathway signal sequence domain protein: MTGSNDSTGMTGATRRHGPAGPEGPTSPAFGRRALLGAGLGAAAALTVVGSGPAHAAPRAAGASARRRGQAFLAAAMDAYPDHGAIRLTQSYTDQAGLFSTAFTYDNALAILAHLAVRTADGRARAVALGDALIHAQEHDPAYDDGRLRQAYNVGPYVYYDGVPQPDGFVRADGTANVGTQFGFTGTAVGDMAWAGIALSALARRTGARRFLAAAVRIGEWIERTGRTDEPLGGYKFGVNGANEKLPFTSTEHNTDLVCLFGRLARLTGDRVWVTRRARAEAFVKRMWEPAQGASGGFFYTGTNDGVTVNRSPIPEDTQTWTHLALDSGRYTRSLDWAARELAVLDHAERRNSTVPAGQSYEGVTFSSASLLANEDAPIAEFQPRPNREGVWFEGTAHLALALRDRGARGDETRARRLLDSLERAQDQLGTAQTVGGRALPARSGIVSASSPLDTGFGFGYYPYRHTGATAWYLMAAVRANPLRA; this comes from the coding sequence ATGACCGGCAGCAACGACAGCACCGGCATGACCGGCGCGACCCGCAGACACGGCCCGGCAGGTCCGGAAGGCCCGACTTCCCCGGCGTTCGGCCGCCGGGCGCTCCTCGGCGCCGGCCTCGGGGCCGCGGCGGCGCTCACCGTCGTCGGCTCCGGCCCGGCCCACGCGGCGCCCCGGGCGGCCGGGGCCTCGGCCCGGCGGCGCGGACAGGCCTTCCTCGCCGCCGCCATGGACGCCTACCCCGACCACGGCGCCATCCGGCTGACCCAGAGCTACACCGACCAGGCGGGACTGTTCAGCACGGCGTTCACGTACGACAACGCGCTCGCGATCCTCGCCCACCTCGCCGTGCGCACGGCGGACGGGCGGGCCAGGGCGGTGGCGCTCGGGGACGCGCTGATCCACGCCCAGGAGCACGACCCGGCGTACGACGACGGCCGGCTGCGCCAGGCGTACAACGTCGGTCCGTACGTCTACTACGACGGCGTACCGCAGCCGGACGGGTTCGTGCGGGCGGACGGGACGGCCAACGTCGGCACCCAGTTCGGCTTCACGGGGACGGCCGTGGGGGACATGGCCTGGGCGGGGATCGCGTTGAGCGCGCTGGCCCGGCGGACCGGGGCCCGGCGGTTCCTCGCCGCCGCGGTGCGGATCGGGGAGTGGATCGAGCGGACCGGCCGTACCGACGAGCCCCTGGGCGGCTACAAGTTCGGTGTGAACGGGGCGAACGAGAAGCTGCCGTTCACCTCGACCGAGCACAACACCGACCTGGTCTGCCTGTTCGGACGGCTCGCCCGGCTCACCGGCGACCGGGTGTGGGTGACGCGGCGCGCGCGGGCCGAGGCCTTCGTGAAGCGGATGTGGGAGCCGGCGCAGGGTGCGTCGGGCGGCTTCTTCTACACCGGCACGAACGACGGAGTGACCGTCAACAGGTCGCCGATCCCCGAGGACACCCAGACCTGGACCCACCTCGCGCTCGACTCCGGCCGGTACACGCGCTCCCTCGACTGGGCGGCCCGGGAACTGGCCGTCCTCGACCACGCCGAGCGGCGCAACAGCACGGTCCCCGCCGGGCAGTCGTACGAGGGTGTCACCTTCAGCTCCGCGAGTCTCCTCGCGAACGAGGACGCGCCCATCGCCGAGTTCCAGCCCAGGCCGAACCGCGAAGGCGTCTGGTTCGAGGGCACCGCCCACCTCGCGCTCGCCCTGCGCGACCGGGGCGCGCGCGGCGACGAGACCCGCGCCCGGCGCCTTCTCGACTCCCTCGAACGCGCCCAGGACCAGCTCGGCACCGCCCAGACCGTCGGCGGCCGAGCCCTGCCCGCCCGCTCCGGCATCGTCTCCGCCAGCAGCCCCCTCGACACGGGCTTCGGCTTCGGCTACTACCCGTACCGGCACACGGGCGCCACGGCCTGGTACCTGATGGCAGCGGTGCGCGCGAACCCGCTGCGGGCCTGA
- a CDS encoding NADPH-dependent F420 reductase — protein sequence MRIGVLGTGNMADALATHWVRSGHEVTIGGRDAHKAERLAMRIGGSAKSASLRAAAESGQVVLAALPFGAGADVARDLHAALDGKVLLDCSNPVGPGFRLLTEGGPSAAQQLVAAAPGAHVIKAFNLCHEDVWRMRPPVFHGRPLAVPVCGDDEAALARVRELVQDVGCEPVAGGGLERAGLLEATAALFIALWVGEGADAQAIAPPLAYAAGPSHHETEGGTRAFR from the coding sequence ATGAGAATCGGCGTACTGGGAACCGGCAACATGGCCGACGCGCTCGCCACCCACTGGGTACGGTCCGGTCACGAGGTGACCATCGGGGGACGAGACGCGCACAAGGCGGAGCGGCTCGCGATGCGCATCGGAGGCAGTGCGAAGTCGGCCAGCCTACGTGCGGCGGCCGAGTCGGGCCAAGTGGTGTTGGCAGCACTGCCCTTCGGGGCGGGAGCAGACGTGGCACGGGACCTGCACGCGGCCCTTGACGGCAAGGTGCTGCTCGACTGCTCCAACCCTGTTGGACCAGGCTTCCGACTGCTGACGGAAGGAGGCCCCTCGGCCGCACAGCAACTGGTTGCGGCAGCACCGGGAGCCCACGTGATCAAGGCTTTCAATCTCTGTCACGAGGACGTGTGGCGCATGCGGCCGCCCGTCTTCCATGGAAGGCCGCTGGCCGTGCCCGTCTGCGGAGACGACGAGGCGGCCCTCGCGCGCGTACGCGAGTTGGTGCAGGACGTGGGCTGTGAACCCGTGGCTGGGGGCGGTCTCGAACGTGCGGGACTTCTGGAAGCGACCGCCGCGTTGTTCATCGCGCTGTGGGTCGGCGAGGGAGCGGATGCCCAGGCGATCGCACCTCCGCTGGCCTACGCGGCCGGACCGAGCCACCACGAAACGGAAGGCGGCACGAGGGCTTTCCGTTAG
- a CDS encoding glycosyltransferase family 2 protein — protein sequence MVEAGPRVAVAVVTMGNRPAEVDALLASVAKQDIAPERIVVVGNGCPLPEFAERLGLPGEVTLIEVDENLGCPGGRNVALERLRQFGDVDVVVELDDDGLLVDADVLRRVRDLYAADPRLGIVGFRIADEHGETQRRHVPRVGAKDPMRGGPVTGFLGGGHALSMAMLGETGDWAAEFFFAHEETDLAWRALDAGWTVLYAPELLLQHPKTSPARHAIYYRVNARNRVWLARRRLPLPLIPVHLGVWVLITLLRMRSVGGLKAWFSGFVEGWRESGGERRPMSWRTVWRLTRLGRPPIL from the coding sequence GTGGTGGAGGCTGGGCCTCGGGTCGCTGTCGCCGTGGTGACGATGGGCAATCGGCCCGCCGAGGTGGACGCGTTGCTCGCCTCCGTGGCCAAGCAGGACATCGCGCCCGAGCGGATCGTCGTCGTCGGGAACGGCTGCCCTCTCCCCGAGTTCGCCGAACGGCTCGGCCTGCCCGGCGAGGTCACGCTCATCGAGGTGGACGAGAACCTCGGCTGCCCCGGCGGCCGGAACGTCGCCCTCGAACGGCTGCGGCAGTTCGGGGACGTCGACGTCGTCGTCGAACTGGACGACGACGGGCTGCTCGTCGACGCCGATGTGCTGCGCCGGGTAAGGGACTTGTACGCCGCCGACCCCCGCCTCGGCATCGTCGGCTTCCGCATCGCCGACGAGCACGGCGAGACCCAGCGGCGGCACGTGCCGAGGGTCGGCGCCAAGGACCCGATGCGCGGCGGGCCGGTCACCGGGTTCCTCGGCGGCGGACACGCCCTCTCCATGGCCATGCTCGGCGAGACCGGCGACTGGGCCGCCGAGTTCTTCTTCGCGCACGAGGAGACCGACCTGGCCTGGCGGGCGCTCGACGCCGGCTGGACCGTGCTCTACGCCCCCGAACTGCTCCTCCAGCACCCGAAGACCTCACCCGCCCGGCACGCCATCTACTACCGAGTCAACGCCCGCAACCGCGTCTGGCTCGCCCGCCGCCGCCTCCCGCTCCCGCTCATCCCCGTGCACCTGGGGGTGTGGGTCCTCATCACCCTGCTGCGGATGCGCTCGGTGGGCGGGCTGAAGGCGTGGTTCAGCGGCTTCGTGGAGGGCTGGCGCGAGTCGGGCGGCGAGCGTCGGCCCATGAGCTGGCGGACGGTGTGGCGCCTGACGCGGCTGGGACGGCCACCGATCCTGTAG
- a CDS encoding BTAD domain-containing putative transcriptional regulator: MRDELRFGLLGPPVLYGAGAVGAAVDSGDGRARGAADDDGDGDGDGGRSGGGSGDVSAGAYRAVSGSTSRDVAGGVRSVGSGKMRALFVALLLEPGRVVSVDTLKDVLWDATPPPSAQASLHNHVTRLRRLLDDPERLRAIPPGYLLRVDDGELDVRVFEAHARAARTAHARRDWTRTVRESAAALALWRGTPLGGLPVEELRAQAFVQRLEEARLLLLERRYEAELHLAADTADEEATGAHALGALAPELTALVAEHPLREAFHRLLMLVLHRTGRQAEALAVHRDLRARLLDELGVEPGPAVRDAHVEILREHDEEPQGPSTEAAPTDPPPRPAQLPPPPAHFTGRGEALAELRRTLSTDAYEATRAPTPLGARGTARQATTNPHSPTNSSSRAHGRPWPPKGTAVAVISGMAGVGKSALALHLAHELAEHFPDGQLYINLHGATPGMTPLTPAQALAALLRDLGTAPRRIPEHPDAAAALLRSTLAPTRTLMVLDDAAHAAQVRPLLPAGAGCAVIVTSRSPLTALDGAHRFPLAPLSDDESAALLRAASGRAAGLDAAHPLVELTGRLPLALRVVAARLAARRALTPDALAGQLAATEGRLRHLEYDDLSVRRSLAVAHEALRASDREADRDAAHALRRIGALDLPAYGAPLLARLTGIDEFRAETALDRLVDVALLDETAYGRYVPHDLVRHFARELADTADTGEAVEQALRWYAGRARQSLLVMLPPGYERDERLRATAPKTEVTTEAPPAERQPTEPPFASAEEAFAWGDRELPNIVALVDRCSREPSATAALVPALVRHLFPYLHRGGRLAELDVLGRLALDVARSLGDDAAEAFALTDRAGLHFMSGRASEALALNDEGLKLWRRLGVASCVRRCLNNRGLVLESLGRYEESEETLRQSLELSRQLGDPYGEAVTFSHLGNLYKHTDARAAIAHHERSLALGELADSLVVRHTAHCNIGYAHLRLGEPAAAVRNFEQSLRILGDDEDWQGESKSRLGLVRALRELGRPDRASHECALLLDLAERRADQYAVGLARHQRGLLLRAQGRVEEAHREWERAQAVLDDTDSTVAVELRELLKDRDR, translated from the coding sequence ATGCGGGACGAGCTGCGGTTCGGACTGCTCGGTCCGCCGGTTCTGTACGGGGCCGGGGCCGTGGGGGCCGCGGTGGATTCCGGTGACGGCCGCGCACGTGGTGCCGCCGACGACGATGGCGACGGTGACGGCGACGGTGGCCGATCGGGCGGCGGCTCCGGCGATGTCTCCGCCGGTGCTTACCGTGCTGTCTCCGGCAGTACGTCCCGTGATGTCGCCGGCGGCGTACGGTCCGTCGGCAGCGGCAAGATGCGGGCCCTGTTCGTCGCGCTGCTGCTCGAACCCGGGCGGGTCGTCTCCGTCGACACCCTGAAGGACGTGCTCTGGGACGCCACACCACCACCGTCCGCACAGGCGTCCCTGCACAACCATGTGACCCGCCTGCGCAGGCTGTTGGACGACCCCGAGCGGCTGCGCGCGATCCCGCCGGGCTATCTGCTGCGGGTCGACGACGGCGAGCTGGACGTGCGCGTCTTCGAGGCCCACGCCCGCGCCGCCCGCACCGCGCACGCCCGGCGGGACTGGACCCGGACGGTGCGCGAGTCCGCCGCGGCGCTCGCCCTCTGGCGAGGGACACCGCTCGGCGGCCTGCCGGTCGAGGAGCTCCGCGCCCAGGCCTTCGTCCAACGCCTTGAGGAGGCCCGGCTGTTGCTCCTGGAGCGACGGTACGAAGCCGAACTCCACCTCGCGGCCGACACCGCGGACGAGGAGGCCACCGGAGCGCACGCGCTCGGCGCCCTCGCCCCCGAACTCACCGCCCTCGTTGCCGAGCACCCCCTCCGCGAGGCCTTCCACCGGCTCCTCATGCTCGTCCTCCACCGCACGGGCCGCCAGGCCGAGGCCCTGGCCGTCCACCGGGACCTGCGCGCCCGCCTCCTCGACGAACTCGGCGTGGAACCGGGCCCCGCGGTACGCGACGCCCACGTGGAGATCCTGCGCGAGCACGACGAAGAGCCCCAGGGTCCGTCGACCGAGGCCGCCCCCACCGACCCCCCACCCCGCCCGGCCCAACTCCCGCCGCCACCCGCTCATTTCACGGGCAGAGGGGAGGCGTTGGCAGAGCTGCGTAGGACATTGAGTACGGACGCTTACGAAGCAACTCGCGCCCCCACCCCCCTAGGGGCGCGGGGAACTGCGCGACAAGCCACGACGAACCCGCACTCGCCGACGAACAGTTCCTCCCGAGCTCATGGGCGCCCCTGGCCGCCAAAGGGGACCGCCGTCGCGGTCATCAGCGGCATGGCCGGCGTGGGCAAGAGCGCCCTCGCCCTCCATCTCGCCCACGAACTCGCCGAACACTTCCCCGACGGCCAGCTGTACATCAACCTCCACGGCGCCACCCCGGGCATGACCCCCCTCACCCCCGCCCAGGCCCTCGCCGCCCTGCTCCGCGACCTCGGCACCGCCCCGCGCCGTATCCCCGAACACCCGGACGCGGCGGCCGCGCTGCTCCGCTCGACGCTCGCACCGACCCGCACCCTGATGGTGCTGGACGACGCCGCGCACGCCGCCCAGGTGCGCCCCCTGCTCCCGGCCGGCGCCGGCTGCGCGGTCATCGTGACGAGCCGTTCGCCGCTCACCGCGCTGGACGGCGCCCACCGCTTCCCGCTCGCCCCGCTGTCGGACGACGAGAGCGCGGCCCTGCTGCGCGCCGCGTCCGGCCGTGCGGCGGGCCTGGACGCCGCGCACCCCCTCGTCGAACTCACCGGCCGCCTCCCGCTCGCCCTCCGCGTCGTCGCGGCCCGCCTCGCCGCCCGCCGGGCGCTCACCCCGGACGCGCTGGCCGGTCAACTGGCCGCCACCGAGGGGCGGTTGCGCCACCTCGAATACGACGACCTGAGCGTCCGCCGCTCCCTCGCCGTCGCCCACGAGGCCCTACGCGCCTCCGACCGCGAGGCCGACCGCGACGCCGCCCACGCCCTCCGCCGCATCGGCGCCCTCGACCTGCCCGCGTACGGCGCACCTCTCCTCGCCCGCCTCACCGGCATCGACGAGTTCCGCGCCGAGACCGCCCTCGACCGCCTCGTCGATGTGGCCCTCCTCGACGAGACGGCGTACGGCCGGTACGTCCCCCACGACCTCGTACGCCACTTCGCCCGCGAACTCGCCGACACGGCCGACACCGGCGAGGCCGTCGAGCAGGCCCTCCGCTGGTACGCCGGACGCGCCCGCCAGAGCCTGCTGGTGATGCTCCCACCGGGTTACGAGCGCGACGAACGCCTCCGTGCGACGGCGCCCAAGACGGAGGTCACGACGGAGGCGCCCCCGGCCGAACGGCAGCCCACGGAACCTCCTTTCGCCTCCGCCGAGGAGGCCTTCGCCTGGGGCGACCGTGAACTCCCCAATATCGTCGCCCTGGTGGACCGCTGCTCCCGCGAGCCCAGCGCCACCGCGGCCCTCGTCCCCGCCCTCGTCCGCCACCTCTTCCCCTACCTGCACCGGGGCGGCCGGCTCGCCGAGCTGGACGTTCTCGGGCGGCTCGCCCTGGACGTGGCGAGGTCGCTCGGCGACGACGCGGCCGAAGCGTTCGCGTTGACCGACCGGGCCGGGCTGCACTTCATGTCCGGCCGGGCCTCGGAGGCGCTCGCCCTCAACGACGAGGGCCTGAAACTGTGGCGGCGCCTCGGGGTCGCCTCGTGCGTACGGCGGTGCCTGAACAACCGGGGGCTCGTACTGGAGAGCCTCGGCCGGTACGAGGAGAGCGAGGAGACGCTCCGGCAGAGCCTGGAACTGTCCCGGCAGCTCGGCGACCCGTACGGCGAGGCGGTCACCTTCAGCCACCTCGGCAACCTGTACAAGCACACCGACGCGCGGGCCGCCATCGCCCACCACGAACGGAGCCTGGCGCTGGGCGAGCTGGCCGACAGCCTCGTCGTACGGCACACAGCGCACTGCAACATCGGCTACGCCCACCTCAGACTCGGCGAACCGGCCGCCGCCGTACGCAACTTCGAGCAGAGCCTGCGCATCCTCGGCGACGACGAGGACTGGCAGGGCGAGTCCAAGTCCCGGCTCGGCCTGGTACGGGCCCTGCGCGAGCTGGGCCGGCCGGACCGCGCGTCCCACGAGTGCGCCCTCCTCCTCGACCTCGCCGAACGCCGCGCCGACCAGTACGCCGTCGGCCTCGCCCGGCACCAGCGCGGGTTGCTCCTCCGGGCCCAGGGCCGCGTCGAGGAGGCGCACCGCGAGTGGGAGCGCGCCCAGGCGGTCCTGGACGACACGGACTCGACGGTGGCGGTGGAACTGAGGGAACTGCTGAAGGACCGCGACCGGTAG
- a CDS encoding winged helix-turn-helix transcriptional regulator, protein MTTDAFLADCRARLAFDLLSNTWNSVVLWALRDGPRRPVELRERIGGISSKVLTETLRRLQFNGLVDRQTHSDASRVEYQLTALGRTLLAPIDAVGAWAFEHGDEVLAAQEAACASDPQSPPPTR, encoded by the coding sequence GTGACGACCGACGCCTTCCTCGCCGACTGCCGCGCCCGCCTCGCCTTCGACCTGCTTTCCAACACCTGGAACTCCGTGGTGCTCTGGGCGCTGCGCGACGGCCCCAGGCGCCCGGTCGAGCTGCGGGAGCGGATCGGGGGCATCAGTTCCAAGGTCCTCACCGAGACTCTCCGCCGACTGCAGTTCAACGGACTGGTCGACCGACAGACGCACTCGGACGCATCACGGGTCGAGTATCAACTCACCGCTTTGGGCCGCACCTTGCTGGCTCCCATCGACGCCGTTGGCGCATGGGCCTTCGAGCACGGCGATGAGGTTTTGGCAGCCCAGGAAGCAGCATGCGCTTCCGACCCGCAGTCCCCTCCTCCTACTCGCTAG
- a CDS encoding Clp protease N-terminal domain-containing protein yields MTTNPRVTASIRLDELIDAIKKVHPEPLDQLQDAVIAADHLGEVADHLIGHFVDQARRSGASWTEIGKSMGVTRQAAQKRFVPKGENDLDASQGFSRFTPRARNVVSAAHDEGKAAGAVEGVPAHLVLGLLAEPEGLGAKALVAQGVSPESVRQAATAALPPASAEVPELIPYGSEAKKVLELTFREALRLGHNYIGTEHILLALLEFENGEGVLSGLGVTKEATETDVAEALRTLAEERA; encoded by the coding sequence ATGACGACGAACCCGCGAGTCACCGCGTCCATCCGTCTCGACGAACTCATCGATGCCATCAAGAAGGTCCACCCGGAACCGCTCGACCAGCTCCAGGACGCGGTGATCGCCGCGGACCACCTCGGCGAGGTGGCCGACCACCTGATCGGCCACTTCGTGGACCAGGCCCGGCGTTCGGGCGCATCCTGGACGGAGATCGGCAAGAGCATGGGGGTGACCCGGCAGGCAGCGCAGAAGCGGTTCGTGCCGAAGGGCGAGAACGATCTCGACGCCAGCCAGGGGTTCAGCCGCTTCACCCCGCGCGCCCGGAACGTGGTCTCGGCCGCGCACGACGAGGGCAAGGCCGCCGGTGCCGTCGAGGGGGTACCCGCCCACCTCGTCCTCGGCCTGCTCGCCGAACCGGAGGGACTCGGCGCCAAGGCGCTCGTCGCCCAGGGCGTCTCCCCCGAGTCCGTACGGCAAGCCGCCACAGCCGCCCTGCCGCCGGCCTCCGCCGAGGTGCCCGAACTCATCCCCTACGGCTCCGAAGCCAAGAAGGTCCTCGAACTCACCTTCCGCGAGGCCCTCCGCCTCGGCCACAACTACATCGGCACGGAACACATCCTGCTCGCGCTGCTGGAGTTCGAGAACGGGGAGGGAGTACTGAGCGGACTGGGTGTGACCAAGGAGGCCACGGAGACGGACGTGGCAGAGGCGCTACGGACGCTGGCAGAAGAGCGGGCGTAG